Proteins co-encoded in one Candidatus Limnocylindrales bacterium genomic window:
- a CDS encoding DUF6370 family protein: protein MRLVFAALAALLFLQPATAASADETTIEGNIICAKCNLKTEGLRECQNVLSVKDDAGAETHYWLAKNEVAKAYGEVCMDVRPVTVTGTVEDKGGKKWIAPSKIDPRPGS, encoded by the coding sequence ATGAGACTCGTTTTCGCAGCTCTTGCAGCTTTGCTTTTTCTTCAGCCCGCGACGGCGGCGTCCGCCGACGAGACGACCATCGAGGGCAACATCATCTGCGCCAAGTGCAACCTGAAAACCGAAGGTCTCCGGGAGTGCCAGAACGTCCTGTCCGTCAAGGACGACGCAGGCGCGGAGACACACTACTGGCTGGCCAAGAATGAAGTCGCCAAGGCGTACGGCGAGGTCTGCATGGACGTTCGGCCCGTGACGGTGACGGGAACCGTCGAGGACAAAGGGGGAAAAAAGTGGATCGCTCCGAGCAAGATCGATCCCCGTCCCGGGTCCTGA
- a CDS encoding lysophospholipid acyltransferase family protein: protein MKRLLFGVLGAYDWMRFGVFNRLHYEGREHLANLPSKGVLFVSNHLTYYMDVLAIHHAIAGPRCSPLDGFRANLNVRFVAAVETLNNRGLVPKIFNYTGAVPIRRTWRTGERDVKRAVDPGDVQRIGAALRRGWLITFPQGTTTPGAPVRKGAAHIIREHMPVVVPVSLEGFDRAFSKKGFRRIASGVDLMVRFGTPLAIKADDTVDHITDLLTEVMSQRALA, encoded by the coding sequence ATGAAACGACTTCTCTTCGGCGTCCTTGGGGCCTACGACTGGATGCGCTTCGGCGTCTTCAACCGCCTGCACTACGAGGGGCGCGAGCACCTGGCCAACCTTCCCTCCAAGGGAGTGCTCTTCGTCTCCAATCATCTCACCTACTACATGGACGTGCTGGCCATCCATCACGCCATCGCAGGCCCGCGCTGCTCGCCGCTAGACGGCTTTCGCGCCAACCTCAACGTCCGGTTCGTGGCAGCCGTCGAGACGCTCAACAACCGCGGGCTGGTTCCTAAGATCTTCAACTACACGGGTGCCGTTCCCATCCGCCGCACGTGGCGCACGGGCGAACGCGACGTCAAGCGCGCGGTCGATCCAGGCGACGTGCAACGCATCGGTGCGGCGCTGCGGCGTGGCTGGCTCATCACGTTTCCGCAGGGCACCACGACGCCCGGCGCGCCCGTACGCAAAGGCGCGGCCCACATCATTCGAGAGCACATGCCCGTCGTCGTCCCTGTCAGCCTCGAAGGGTTCGACCGGGCATTCAGCAAAAAGGGTTTTCGCCGCATCGCCAGCGGTGTCGACCTGATGGTGCGTTTCGGGACGCCGCTGGCGATCAAGGCCGACGACACTGTCGACCACATCACCGACCTGCTGACCGAGGTGATGTCGCAGCGTGCGCTAGCTTGA